ataaatggttgatttaggtgcaatcttactggcagcaatatccttgcctgtgatgccctttttgtgcaacgcaatgatgacggcacgtgtttccttgcaggaaaccatggttgacagaggaagaacaatgattccaagcaccaccctccttttgaagcttccagtctgttattcgaactcaatcagcatggcagagttatctccagccttgtcctcgtcaacactcacacctgtgttaacgagagaatcactgacatgatgtcagctggtacatttgtggcagggctgtaatgcagtggaaatgtttttgggggattcagttcatttgcatggcaaagagggactttgcaattaattgcaattcatctgatcactcttcataacattttggagtatatgcaaattgccatcatacaaactgttattattaccattattctgacatttcacattcttaaaataaagtggtgatcctaactgacagggaatttttactaggattaaatgtcaggaattgtgaaaaactaagtttaaatgtatttggctaagctgtatttaaacttccaggcttcaactgtatattaattGCAAATACAGGAGAAGTATCAGGAACAGTCATGTTAACAGTAGCCTATACTTTAGCATGTTGGTCTATCCACAAGAAAACACATCACTTACCGTGTGTTCGTGGGTCTTTGGTTCTGTCTTCATATTGTGTTGAATGGATAGATATTCAGTACATATGGAgaaatattcaataaatatagagGGATCTGAGAATAAACATCCACAAACTGGAGGGGAATGTCACAGTTCCAAAAGTGGtgatgaaggagtcaggcgcagagagcagggtagtgagAAGCGAGTGGATTTAATATTCCAAAAGATACAgcgagacggctacgccacacataCAAGGGCGCGTCAAGTAacagtccaaaacaaacaaacaggacAAAATCTACTCGGAACAGACACCACAAGAAATAACgacaccacaaacagaaaaacaagcccgcacaaaagtcggcgggccaactgggtttaaatagcccacaatgaacctaaacacaaaacaggtgcaacaaatcagacaaaactaaatgaaacagaaaaggggatcggtggcagctagtaggccggagacgacgaccgccgagcgccgcccgaacgggaagaggcaccatcttcggcgggattcgtgacagggAAACACAGAAGATCCTTGTAGACAGTTAAAGGTACCTCAGACTAATGTTACACTGAACGGTCCAGTTTGGAGGTGTGAGACATTTATAATGTTGTTTATTACCCCCCATTGCTCTCCCTCAAACAGGACGGGGAGACTTGTTAATGGACTGGTATTTGGTTACTCTGTTATTTTTCTCTGTAAGCTGGTGTATTTACTATGTTTTACACTGAAATCCTCATTTACACTCCATGTTATACATGTAGGCTATCATAGTTTGGGTTTAATATATTTAGTAAGTCAGTTATACTTATGTAAGACATGGAGATTTCATCCATGGTGGGATTTTTTAACCAAAGGTATCTACATTCAAAGACACTTTTATCTTATTTGACATGTTTCCTTTTCTTGCATTTTCCTcattataataaaataataaaataaaattgagaAAAATATATTGTAAACCCAATATGTTAATACAGTAGACCCAAAACTTACTCCAACAATGACAAACTATTTGTATTTGAGTTGAAACTTGGTAAAATGAAATATGTAcagataactgccaaaataatggaaagtCTTGAGTAAATGAGAGATAAGAAGTATATTGACAGCAGGTGCtttcacacaggtgtggttcctgagttaattaagcaattaacatcccatcagtATTTTGGCCATTtaggctaccatggctatgcccccacaggatgacaatgcccccaaccacagggcacgagtggacactgaatggtttgatgatcatgaaaatgaaaaaatatatatttaaaaaaattatttttaataatgaataataatatgccatgttcgtctcagtcaccagatctcaacccaattgaagacttatgggagattctggagcggagCCTGgtacagcgttttccaccaccgtcAACAAAACACCAATTTATGGAAGTTCTCGTGGAAGAAGTGTCACaaccctccaatagagttccagacacttgtagactATATGCCAttgtgcattgaagctgttctgtctCGTGGTGGATGGCCCAATGCCccaagacactttatgttggtgtttcctctattttgtcagttacctgtatgtgtatACTGTACCAAACTGCATACGGTTGACTGGAGTTGTCTTTACAGCTTTGAGACAGTAGGTGGCGCCTTATGCCATCTCGACATAGCCTCACCTTACAACTGTGAAATGTCAAACGGCTGATTGTCAGCAGTGCATCTAACCACAACCGTGGGTGAAACGGTGAGTTTAGATAAGGTTTAATCACCCAAAAGAATTTGCCCTGTTCCAAGCAGTCCGCATTTCCCCACTGAACTAATAAGCATGTGAAAGTTAACAAGGCTATCGTTATTCAAACAACCActtaatctttctctctctcgacaATGCAACTGGATTGGCCCATGGTGAGCCACTGTATTCATTCAGAAAAACGGTGAGAACTAGCTTCTTGATTATTCAAATAATAAGTTACCCCTCTCTGTAACTCAAGTTACTTGATATACTCGCCTCTTCACAACCACACCAGCACAGGAAACATCATACAACAGTTGTCTTAGCATTGAAAGTGGAGGTACATTTGCTATTGCACTAAATTGTAGTGTAATAAAAGGCTAGTTTGTGCAGGTACCACAGCACTAGTAGTCCCGATCCAGGACTGGACTACTGCCTAAAGATCTTGGGTATCAACAACTGGCTGTATGGCATGGTTGAGTTGGATGCACTTCATTGATTCCCAGTGTTAGGCAGTGCTCCAACAGAGATATTTAGCAGCACACAATGAACACTCCAACAGACCAATAGCATGTTTGGTTGGCTGAGcacagtatgttatattattcaCTGACTATATGACAGTAGGAAATTGGGCTGGCTGAAGGTGACCTCTGACCTAATTACCGGACCTGGGTCAAATACTTTCATTTGATTAAGCTTGGGGTTTGctcttttgggactattccattggtcccaTTGTAAACTCAATCAAGTGCATCTcaagtatttgaaagtatttgacTCATATGTATGACCCAGGTCTGGTGATACTACAATGTATCTGCCACGCATTCACTCTCATGCATAAGGTAAACAAACAGTCTTCTGAAAGATTGATTCAGTGTTAATGGCTGCTATATATATACCTTATCTGAATCATTCCCTAGAATTTCCAAGCAGGAGACCAAGGGAAGACAATGTATAGGTATAGCACGAGCTATAGTGACACTGGGATTAGGGGAGGGTCCAAAAAGGGTCCAGAAAACACGATGTCCCTGTAGTTGCAGTTGATATCCGGCCCCCTTTTCACTTTTATACTATGGGACTGTTGTGGATATTATTTCTGTCCATTTGTTTTGTGGTTTAGTTTTATTTCAGTGTACATGACAGCTAAATGTGGGGGACCCCTTTTGAAGAGCAACCCCAGTGGCTTAAATTACATATAGTAAAAAGTAAATATGTTAATAGAATATGTTAAAAGTAAATATAAATATGACTACAGACCATCTACAGTGAATTAATTCTAGGTACTTATTGCCCTTATACTGTATTACAATATAAATATATTGGCATGGGGTTGTTTCAGAATAGACACAATTATAATACTTTTTTGTGAAAGAAATAAGTCAATGTATTTTGCAACATTACAAATATACAAATAGAAACAATCTTAATATACAtacaataaaaatattttaaaaataaacaCATTATAAGAAAATACTTAGAGGGAATTATTAGGGGCTGTTTCAGGAAGGGACCTAAGACACATTCAAAAAGCACATATTCAACATTTCCAACTTAGTCGCAGATCTTGCTCTTCCAGACCACTAGGAAAACCAAGATGGGGATGAGACTGACTGGAATGAGGGTAAGGGTAAGCACAACACCGGAGGGGGCATCAGGAAATAACTGCTCCTCCTCCGGACATGCCTGGAAGAAGCTGGAATGGATCTGGATGAAGAAGTCTTGCACCACTTGGTTCGGGAAGTAACATCCTAAGTAGGTGGTCAGGCTCTCGATACATTTGGTCAGCTCATTGTATGGTCTGCCGTGGAGAGATCAAGTCAAGTTTTACAGTAAATGCAGAGTAACTCTGTTAGCTAATACATTTTACAGTAATTATAGGTTTTTACTCAATTAAGACTATTGGAGACTTGagttattctttattttttgggGCAA
This genomic stretch from Salvelinus namaycush isolate Seneca chromosome 4, SaNama_1.0, whole genome shotgun sequence harbors:
- the LOC120045542 gene encoding receptor activity-modifying protein 1-like encodes the protein MIFLLLFPVLVLGEIQLQSNVSSNVTFEDNESFQEQENLHVFRHCNESLLEQVSYVICWNQFDSEMKNINKELWCEWDQVIRPYNELTKCIESLTTYLGCYFPNQVVQDFFIQIHSSFFQACPEEEQLFPDAPSGVVLTLTLIPVSLIPILVFLVVWKSKICD